In the bacterium genome, one interval contains:
- a CDS encoding SH3 domain-containing protein — translation MIGPITSDIRLFERYRPRAAGIMLVLAVAIFGSGCTFMENLRKGPAPAGEAQEIVGRRARELSVIGEKAGRTAPEELGAARVVLDEMSYFGGQGNSGEVSRLDEKMTGILDSIKAKTPGSGGNGAVDQLAKLRRENSRLQLQVKELEDKIKARELSAGIERGTLTRRLEIVQAARDEAVAEVVRIRARIQGMASRSEASAMFAEARVLIDRMVEEAYREQALEDVELAEHYLRSGKEALDQDNPAGAAYLFDRVSELYTTMMKSDPRQMTVKVRNAALRKSPSDSSQSLGYLSQGDYARGQEKKGGWIRVESPSGLEGWILREQVQ, via the coding sequence ATGATCGGCCCCATTACGTCCGACATCAGGTTATTTGAACGATATCGGCCCCGGGCCGCCGGGATCATGCTGGTTCTTGCCGTGGCCATTTTCGGCTCCGGCTGCACCTTTATGGAAAACCTCCGGAAAGGGCCCGCTCCGGCCGGCGAGGCCCAGGAAATCGTCGGCCGCCGTGCCCGGGAACTTTCCGTTATCGGGGAAAAGGCCGGCAGGACGGCCCCGGAAGAACTCGGAGCCGCCCGGGTTGTGCTCGACGAGATGTCCTATTTCGGGGGACAGGGGAACAGTGGGGAGGTCTCGAGGCTGGATGAGAAGATGACCGGGATCCTCGATTCGATAAAGGCCAAGACTCCAGGATCCGGCGGCAACGGGGCTGTGGATCAACTGGCGAAACTCCGGCGGGAAAACAGCCGCCTCCAGCTCCAGGTAAAGGAACTCGAGGACAAGATCAAGGCCCGGGAACTTTCAGCCGGAATAGAGCGTGGCACACTCACCAGGCGTCTCGAGATCGTCCAGGCGGCACGTGATGAGGCCGTTGCCGAGGTGGTTCGTATCAGGGCCCGGATCCAGGGGATGGCCTCCAGGTCCGAAGCGTCGGCCATGTTCGCCGAGGCCAGGGTTCTCATCGACAGAATGGTGGAAGAGGCCTACCGGGAACAGGCGTTAGAGGATGTGGAACTGGCAGAGCATTACCTGCGTTCGGGCAAGGAGGCTCTCGACCAGGATAACCCGGCAGGGGCGGCCTACCTGTTCGACCGTGTCTCGGAGCTTTACACCACGATGATGAAATCGGATCCCAGGCAGATGACGGTGAAGGTCAGGAACGCCGCTTTGAGGAAGTCCCCTTCCGACTCTTCCCAGAGCCTTGGCTACCTTTCCCAGGGCGATTACGCGAGGGGTCAGGAGAAGAAGGGGGGATGGATCCGGGTCGAGAGTCCTTCCGGTCTCGAGGGCTGGATCCTCCGGGAACAGGTCCAGTAA
- a CDS encoding NADH-ubiquinone oxidoreductase-F iron-sulfur binding region domain-containing protein, whose translation MNNGNGKRVIIGMGTCGLASGANSVLARVKEELGSIEGEVEILRTGCIGMCYQEVLMDVHIPDRARVTYHKVQPDMVPRIIREHLVDGKPVLEYAIGQIGGNGDRPFEGIPLYSEIDFFKKQHRLVLRRCGFIDPDLIDDYLAHDGYKALKKALNQMRPETVREVVKSSGLRGRGGGGFPTGLKWEFCAKAAGQPKYLICNADEGDPGAFMDRSVLEGDPHAVIEGMTIAAFAIGARYGYIYCRAEYPLAIERLVTAIAQARERGFIGENILGTDFSFTLSIKKGAGAFVCGEETALMASIQGDRGMPRPRPPFPANRGLWDKPSNINNVETFACVPPIILNGADAYSSIGTEGTKGTKVFALTGKIRHTGLIEVPAGTRLKEIIYDIGGGIVGGGRFKAAQLGGPSGGCLPAGIVETPIDYDSLIQAGAMMGSGGIVIMDERSCMVDVARFFLNFTTSESCGKCVPCRLGTRTMLDILTRITDGEGTMEDLDNLEDLGHQIKSLSLCGLGQTAPNPVLSTLRYFREEYVAHIVEKHCPAVICRNIISTPCQHNCPTETDVPAYVALIALGRFSEALDVIRMTNPLPAVCGRVCHHPCEVVCRRADLDEPVSICSLKRVAADNAAKEAITGKYVVKTRKISGKGKMVGIIGAGPAGLTAASFLAMKDFTPVIFEAQRIAGGMLTLGVPEYRLPRDVLNHEIGLIESMGVKIHYNTPIGNGLSFDQVRREHAAVFIATGAHVDQELGIPGEDAEGVIKSLEFLRKINLGEDVHLGKRAAVVGGGNAAIDAARVARRQGAHVAILYRRTQKEMPADAMEVHEALREDVDLQTLVAPARVQTRGGRISGLICTRMELGEPDSSGRQRPIPIPDSEFEIPLDNLIVAIGGRSDLSFLGTGNGLETTDWNTIQAHPFSQMTNLEGVFAGGDVVTGPWMVIGAIAAGKRAAAHMELFLNGEDVAPLYDIMRPDIDPVEAVKLTDDDMLLVRPEMPTLDAHRRLDSSVEVDLGFSVEMAMKEARRCLRCDLDEKN comes from the coding sequence ATGAATAACGGCAACGGCAAACGCGTCATCATCGGCATGGGGACCTGCGGACTGGCCTCCGGCGCCAACAGCGTCCTCGCTCGGGTCAAGGAGGAACTGGGCTCCATCGAGGGGGAGGTGGAGATCCTCAGGACCGGGTGCATCGGGATGTGCTACCAGGAGGTCCTCATGGATGTCCACATCCCGGACCGGGCCAGGGTGACCTACCACAAGGTCCAGCCCGACATGGTCCCCCGTATCATCAGGGAACACCTGGTCGACGGCAAACCGGTCCTGGAATACGCCATCGGACAGATCGGGGGAAACGGGGACAGACCCTTTGAGGGGATCCCCCTCTACAGCGAGATCGATTTTTTCAAAAAGCAGCACCGGCTGGTGCTCAGAAGGTGCGGGTTCATCGATCCCGACCTTATCGACGACTACCTTGCCCATGACGGCTACAAGGCTTTGAAAAAAGCTCTGAATCAGATGAGGCCCGAAACGGTGCGGGAGGTCGTCAAAAGTTCCGGCCTTCGGGGACGCGGAGGGGGCGGGTTCCCTACCGGGTTGAAGTGGGAGTTCTGCGCCAAGGCCGCGGGGCAGCCTAAATACCTCATCTGCAACGCCGACGAGGGCGATCCCGGCGCCTTCATGGACCGGAGCGTCCTGGAAGGCGATCCCCACGCGGTGATCGAGGGGATGACCATCGCCGCTTTCGCCATCGGTGCCCGATATGGCTACATCTATTGCCGCGCCGAGTACCCCCTTGCCATCGAAAGACTCGTGACCGCCATCGCCCAGGCCCGTGAACGCGGTTTTATCGGAGAGAACATCCTCGGCACTGATTTTTCCTTTACCCTGAGCATCAAGAAGGGCGCCGGGGCCTTCGTGTGCGGCGAGGAAACGGCCCTCATGGCCTCCATCCAGGGGGACAGGGGGATGCCGCGCCCGCGCCCGCCCTTCCCGGCCAACCGGGGGCTGTGGGACAAGCCGTCAAACATCAACAACGTGGAGACCTTCGCCTGTGTGCCTCCCATCATCCTCAACGGCGCCGACGCGTACAGTTCCATCGGCACCGAAGGGACAAAGGGCACCAAGGTGTTCGCCCTCACCGGGAAGATCAGGCACACAGGCCTTATCGAGGTCCCGGCAGGAACACGGTTAAAAGAGATCATCTACGACATCGGGGGCGGTATCGTCGGAGGCGGAAGGTTCAAGGCCGCTCAGCTGGGCGGCCCCTCCGGAGGGTGCCTGCCGGCCGGGATCGTGGAGACTCCCATCGACTACGACTCACTCATCCAGGCGGGAGCCATGATGGGCTCAGGGGGCATCGTCATCATGGACGAACGATCCTGCATGGTGGACGTGGCCCGGTTCTTCCTTAACTTCACGACCTCGGAATCGTGCGGAAAGTGCGTCCCGTGCCGCCTGGGCACCAGGACCATGCTGGACATCCTGACAAGGATCACCGACGGCGAAGGGACCATGGAGGACCTGGATAATCTGGAAGACCTGGGCCACCAGATCAAGAGCCTGTCCCTGTGCGGGCTCGGGCAGACAGCGCCCAACCCGGTGCTGTCCACTCTCCGCTACTTCAGGGAGGAGTACGTCGCCCATATCGTCGAAAAGCACTGTCCGGCGGTCATCTGCCGGAATATCATCTCCACCCCCTGCCAGCACAACTGTCCAACGGAGACCGATGTCCCGGCCTACGTGGCTCTTATCGCCCTTGGCAGGTTCAGCGAAGCCCTGGATGTCATCCGGATGACGAACCCCCTGCCGGCCGTCTGCGGCAGGGTGTGCCACCACCCGTGCGAAGTCGTTTGCCGAAGGGCTGACCTGGACGAGCCCGTCAGCATCTGCAGCCTGAAAAGGGTGGCGGCCGACAACGCCGCAAAGGAGGCCATTACCGGCAAGTACGTCGTCAAAACGCGGAAGATCTCGGGCAAAGGCAAGATGGTGGGTATCATCGGCGCCGGTCCGGCCGGCCTTACCGCGGCCTCATTCCTGGCCATGAAAGATTTCACTCCCGTCATTTTCGAGGCCCAGAGGATCGCCGGAGGCATGCTGACCCTGGGCGTCCCGGAATACCGCCTGCCCAGGGACGTGCTCAACCACGAGATCGGGCTCATCGAGTCCATGGGGGTGAAGATCCACTACAACACGCCCATCGGCAACGGCCTGAGTTTCGACCAGGTGAGAAGGGAGCACGCCGCCGTCTTTATCGCCACGGGAGCCCACGTGGACCAGGAGCTGGGCATTCCCGGTGAGGATGCCGAAGGGGTCATCAAGAGCCTGGAGTTCCTGAGAAAGATCAACCTGGGCGAAGATGTCCATCTTGGAAAAAGGGCCGCGGTGGTGGGCGGCGGCAACGCCGCCATCGACGCGGCCCGTGTCGCCCGCAGGCAAGGGGCACACGTCGCTATCCTCTACAGGAGAACGCAGAAGGAGATGCCCGCGGACGCCATGGAGGTCCACGAAGCCCTCAGGGAGGATGTGGACCTGCAGACCCTGGTGGCACCGGCGAGGGTCCAGACCAGGGGCGGCCGGATATCAGGCCTTATCTGCACACGCATGGAACTCGGGGAGCCGGACTCCAGCGGGAGGCAAAGACCGATCCCGATCCCGGACTCCGAGTTCGAGATCCCGCTGGACAACCTCATCGTGGCCATCGGGGGGCGCTCGGACCTTTCGTTCCTTGGAACAGGAAATGGCCTCGAGACAACCGACTGGAATACCATCCAGGCCCACCCCTTCTCCCAGATGACAAACCTCGAGGGAGTTTTCGCCGGGGGTGACGTGGTCACCGGGCCCTGGATGGTCATCGGCGCCATCGCAGCCGGAAAGAGGGCCGCCGCCCACATGGAGCTGTTTTTAAACGGGGAGGATGTGGCTCCCCTTTACGACATCATGAGGCCCGACATCGACCCGGTTGAAGCCGTAAAACTGACGGACGACGACATGCTCCTGGTGAGGCCGGAGATGCCTACCCTCGATGCCCATCGACGGCTGGATTCCTCGGTTGAAGTGGACCTGGGGTTTAGCGTGGAGATGGCCATGAAGGAGGCCCGCCGCTGTCTCCGGTGTGATCTGGATGAGAAAAACTGA
- the amrB gene encoding AmmeMemoRadiSam system protein B has protein sequence MAAGPIRDPAVAGTFFPAAEAELRQVVAGYLTSETQPQKAIGAIMPHAGYIYSGGVAGRTAASVRIPRTVIILGPNHTGMGPAVSVFPGGSWRMPFGDVSVNDGLADQILQRCELANPDQFAHLREHSIEVQLPFLWYARGEELDFVPITVSRLGRDECRILGKALADVISSRTDEILLVASSDMTHYETHQSARAKDSEAISKILDLDPDGLLDTVASRRISMCGIFPTAAMLHAAIALGATGARLVRYATSGEVSGDYEKVVGYAGITIT, from the coding sequence ATGGCTGCAGGACCGATCAGAGATCCCGCCGTTGCCGGCACGTTCTTCCCGGCTGCGGAAGCAGAGCTCCGGCAGGTGGTGGCAGGTTACCTCACCTCTGAAACACAGCCCCAAAAGGCTATCGGGGCGATCATGCCTCACGCGGGGTACATTTACTCCGGAGGTGTGGCGGGCCGGACAGCCGCCTCCGTGAGGATCCCCCGAACGGTTATCATACTGGGTCCCAACCACACGGGGATGGGCCCTGCCGTCTCGGTCTTTCCCGGCGGCAGTTGGCGTATGCCCTTCGGCGATGTATCCGTGAACGATGGCCTCGCGGACCAGATCCTTCAGCGCTGCGAACTGGCAAACCCCGACCAGTTTGCTCACCTCAGGGAACATTCCATCGAGGTCCAGCTTCCGTTCCTCTGGTACGCCAGGGGGGAAGAACTCGATTTTGTTCCCATAACCGTTTCAAGGCTCGGCAGGGATGAGTGCCGTATTTTGGGGAAAGCTCTCGCGGACGTGATCAGCAGCCGAACTGACGAGATCCTCCTCGTGGCCAGCTCCGACATGACCCACTACGAGACCCATCAATCCGCCCGGGCCAAGGATTCGGAGGCCATCTCGAAGATCCTTGACCTCGACCCGGACGGGCTCCTGGACACCGTCGCCAGCCGGCGCATCTCCATGTGCGGGATATTCCCCACAGCAGCCATGCTCCACGCAGCCATCGCCCTTGGGGCCACAGGCGCCCGGCTGGTCCGGTACGCCACCTCCGGGGAAGTCAGCGGCGATTACGAGAAAGTCGTGGGGTATGCCGGGATAACTATTACCTGA
- the gltX gene encoding glutamate--tRNA ligase, with translation MASENIRVRFAPSPTGYLHIGGVRTALYNWIHARQHGGKVILRIEDTDLTRSTDEAIGWIMDGLEWLHLDFDEGPFRQTERFDLYNEHIDRLLAEGKAYRCYCTAEELEAMRKEAFVKGRATKYDGRCRRLREGERDGDFTIRFKAPQGGQIVVDDMIRGTVMFDETQMDDLIIRRTDGSPTYNLTVVVDDALMGITHVIRGEDHLSNTPRQLQLYEALGYKAPSFGHMSLILGPDREKLSKRHGAAAVAEFQEMGYLREALINYLVRLGWSHEEQEIFSIDQILKLWRLDDQGKSPSIFDHHKLEWLNSQWMKLCDAGDIAERLVPFLEKKGLIADKPDIQWLTMVVLTLRERAVTLVEMAEKATFYFRELEYEAEPAEKFLTAGIEPLLGKAAEFISTIDPFDHETLHEKIREWLEGEGLKLKALAQPMRIALTYRKDSPGLFEVMEVLGKERTLQRVRNARDWITARS, from the coding sequence ATGGCTTCCGAAAACATCCGTGTCCGTTTCGCGCCCTCTCCCACCGGGTACCTGCACATCGGCGGGGTCCGGACCGCCCTTTACAACTGGATCCATGCCCGTCAGCACGGCGGCAAGGTTATCCTCCGCATTGAGGACACCGACCTTACGCGCTCCACCGATGAGGCGATCGGCTGGATCATGGACGGCCTCGAGTGGCTCCATCTCGATTTCGACGAGGGCCCTTTTCGACAGACCGAAAGGTTCGACCTGTACAATGAGCATATCGACCGTCTCCTGGCCGAAGGCAAAGCGTACCGGTGTTACTGCACCGCCGAGGAGCTGGAGGCCATGAGGAAGGAGGCCTTTGTCAAGGGGCGGGCCACCAAGTACGATGGCCGCTGTCGGCGGCTCAGGGAAGGGGAACGGGACGGTGATTTTACCATCCGCTTCAAAGCCCCCCAGGGAGGACAGATCGTCGTTGACGACATGATCCGCGGAACAGTGATGTTCGACGAGACCCAGATGGACGACCTGATCATCCGCAGAACCGACGGGAGCCCCACCTATAACCTTACCGTGGTTGTGGACGATGCGCTCATGGGCATCACCCACGTCATCCGGGGAGAGGATCACCTTTCCAACACGCCCAGGCAGCTCCAGCTCTACGAAGCCCTCGGCTACAAGGCCCCCAGTTTCGGCCATATGTCCCTCATCCTTGGCCCGGACCGGGAGAAACTCAGCAAACGGCATGGAGCCGCGGCCGTAGCCGAGTTCCAGGAGATGGGATACCTCCGGGAGGCGCTCATTAACTACCTGGTCCGCCTCGGCTGGTCCCACGAGGAGCAGGAGATCTTCAGCATTGATCAGATCCTGAAGCTCTGGCGCCTCGATGACCAGGGCAAGTCTCCCTCCATTTTCGACCACCACAAGCTGGAGTGGCTCAACAGCCAGTGGATGAAGCTGTGCGATGCCGGGGACATCGCAGAGCGTCTCGTTCCCTTCCTGGAAAAGAAGGGGCTGATCGCGGACAAACCAGACATCCAGTGGCTCACAATGGTAGTTCTCACGTTGAGGGAACGGGCGGTGACCCTGGTGGAGATGGCCGAAAAGGCCACTTTCTACTTCCGGGAGTTGGAGTACGAGGCCGAACCGGCCGAAAAGTTCCTCACTGCGGGGATCGAGCCGCTTCTGGGCAAAGCCGCCGAGTTCATCTCCACCATCGACCCCTTTGACCACGAGACCCTCCACGAGAAGATCCGGGAGTGGCTGGAAGGGGAAGGGTTGAAGCTCAAGGCTCTGGCCCAGCCCATGCGCATCGCCCTGACCTACCGCAAGGACAGCCCGGGGCTGTTCGAGGTGATGGAGGTGCTGGGGAAAGAGCGGACTTTGCAGCGGGTCCGGAACGCACGCGACTGGATCACGGCAAGATCCTAG
- the purM gene encoding phosphoribosylformylglycinamidine cyclo-ligase: MKETRYSDAGVDISSANEAKKRIGSLVKKTHGPEVLGGIGGFGGLFSTSQFPPDAVLVSSIDGVGTKLKVAFLMDRHETVGQDIVNHCINDILVQGARPLFFLDYLATGHLVPGVVEKVVQGICAACRASGCALLGGETAEMPGFYDQGEYDLAGTIIGVVGRGEIITGDAIGHGDTILGLASSGLHTNGYSLARKVLLEMAALPLNGIHPDLGRPLGDELLEPHRSYAPSLLPVIAGGEVHGMVHITGGGFGGNIPRVVPGNLKAIIRKGSWPGPPIFDLISRLGNVPEDEMYATFNMGLGMLVIVSPDKADKIAAVLLDRGEKVYRIGSVEIRSEEEDKVIFL; encoded by the coding sequence ATGAAGGAAACCAGATATTCCGATGCCGGAGTCGATATTTCTTCAGCCAACGAGGCCAAGAAAAGGATCGGCAGCCTTGTCAAAAAGACCCATGGGCCAGAGGTCCTGGGCGGCATCGGTGGGTTCGGGGGTCTCTTCTCCACCAGTCAGTTCCCCCCCGACGCCGTCCTGGTTTCCAGCATCGATGGCGTGGGAACCAAGCTCAAGGTGGCATTTCTCATGGACCGCCACGAAACAGTCGGGCAGGATATCGTCAACCACTGCATCAACGACATCCTGGTCCAGGGCGCCCGTCCCCTCTTTTTTCTGGATTACCTGGCCACCGGCCATCTGGTACCGGGCGTTGTGGAAAAGGTTGTACAAGGGATCTGTGCAGCCTGCCGTGCCAGCGGATGCGCACTCCTCGGGGGCGAAACAGCTGAAATGCCGGGATTTTACGACCAGGGTGAATATGACCTCGCCGGTACCATCATCGGGGTCGTGGGCCGCGGCGAGATCATCACGGGTGATGCCATCGGTCACGGTGACACGATCCTCGGCCTGGCCTCTTCGGGCCTTCACACCAACGGTTACTCCCTGGCCCGCAAGGTCCTCCTGGAGATGGCCGCCCTGCCCCTGAACGGGATCCACCCCGATCTCGGCCGTCCTCTCGGCGACGAGCTCCTGGAACCCCACCGTTCCTACGCGCCTTCCCTGCTCCCCGTCATAGCCGGCGGTGAGGTTCACGGGATGGTCCACATCACGGGCGGAGGGTTCGGAGGGAACATCCCTCGCGTCGTGCCCGGCAACCTCAAGGCCATTATCAGGAAGGGCAGTTGGCCGGGTCCCCCCATCTTCGACCTGATATCGAGACTTGGTAACGTTCCCGAGGATGAGATGTACGCCACCTTCAACATGGGCCTCGGAATGCTGGTTATCGTCTCACCTGACAAAGCTGATAAAATAGCTGCTGTCTTGCTGGATCGTGGGGAGAAAGTGTATCGTATCGGATCTGTAGAGATTCGTTCTGAAGAAGAAGATAAAGTGATTTTCCTCTGA
- a CDS encoding molybdopterin-binding protein, producing the protein MTISRVALAVIGDEVLLGEVADLNIHLVSREIFRAGAELGYVCVLPDDVRFLVEHLGWMRERYDWVITTGGIGATHDDLTKQVVSRIMGVPLVVAPEAVDALEARLGSPLSARLLELAMVPEGAELITNELTAAPGFVIGNLIVLPGIPKLVESMLGMIKGKFKGSEFFTKTVLTPLRESEIASHLEEVQARFPSVKVGSYPRIEPGGHRVRVVLRSRDPESLGEAEALLVERIGQ; encoded by the coding sequence ATGACTATTTCACGCGTAGCGCTGGCGGTTATCGGTGACGAGGTTCTGCTGGGCGAGGTCGCCGACCTGAATATCCACCTGGTGAGCCGGGAGATCTTCCGGGCAGGCGCCGAACTGGGTTACGTCTGCGTCCTGCCCGACGACGTGCGGTTCCTCGTGGAGCACCTTGGCTGGATGCGGGAGCGGTACGATTGGGTTATCACCACGGGCGGCATCGGGGCCACCCATGATGACCTCACAAAACAGGTCGTGTCCCGCATCATGGGTGTTCCCCTCGTGGTTGCGCCCGAGGCCGTCGATGCCCTCGAAGCGCGGCTGGGATCGCCCCTTTCGGCCAGGCTGCTGGAACTGGCCATGGTTCCGGAAGGAGCGGAGCTCATCACCAACGAATTGACGGCCGCTCCCGGGTTTGTCATCGGGAACCTCATCGTTCTGCCGGGAATCCCGAAGCTTGTGGAATCGATGCTCGGAATGATAAAAGGAAAATTCAAGGGATCAGAGTTCTTTACGAAAACCGTTTTGACGCCCTTGAGGGAATCGGAGATCGCCAGCCATCTTGAAGAGGTCCAGGCAAGGTTCCCTTCGGTCAAGGTCGGCTCCTACCCGAGGATAGAACCCGGGGGACACCGGGTCAGGGTCGTGCTTCGAAGCAGGGATCCGGAATCCCTCGGAGAGGCGGAGGCTCTGCTTGTTGAAAGGATCGGTCAATGA
- the purN gene encoding phosphoribosylglycinamide formyltransferase gives MKKIAVLVSGGGTNLQSIIDSVETGRVKVEIALVLSNKEGVYGLERAARHGIPTVVVKHGEFPDREAFESRLIEIIDGHGVELVVLAGFMRVLTPRFVNHYHHRIMNIHPALLPSFPGTHGQKQALDYGVRFSGCTTHFVDEGTDTGPIILQAVVPILPDDTVGDLSARILIEEHRIYPESLRLWSEGRLLIEGRKVRILGAGSVEA, from the coding sequence ATGAAAAAGATCGCGGTCCTCGTCTCCGGTGGCGGGACCAACCTTCAGTCCATCATCGATTCCGTCGAAACCGGTCGCGTCAAGGTCGAGATCGCTCTCGTTCTCAGTAACAAGGAAGGCGTGTATGGTCTGGAACGGGCCGCCAGGCACGGGATCCCCACCGTCGTGGTCAAACATGGCGAATTCCCCGACCGGGAGGCTTTTGAATCGAGGCTCATCGAGATCATCGACGGGCACGGAGTTGAACTGGTCGTCCTGGCGGGGTTCATGCGTGTCCTGACCCCCCGCTTCGTCAACCACTACCATCACCGGATCATGAACATTCACCCCGCTCTCCTTCCCTCCTTCCCCGGGACTCACGGCCAGAAACAGGCCCTCGATTACGGCGTGCGGTTCTCGGGCTGTACGACACACTTCGTTGACGAGGGAACGGACACCGGACCCATCATTCTGCAGGCCGTCGTCCCCATACTTCCTGACGATACCGTAGGGGACCTGTCCGCCCGCATCCTGATCGAGGAGCATCGCATCTACCCCGAATCGCTCCGGCTCTGGTCCGAGGGCAGGCTCCTTATCGAAGGCCGAAAGGTCAGGATCCTCGGCGCAGGTTCCGTCGAAGCCTGA
- the nuoE gene encoding NADH-quinone oxidoreductase subunit NuoE — MDNGFGKTVGPEENLDLGPVQEILARFADTKGMLIPLLQDVQDVYGYVPEEAANMIADEIGVYRSKVYGVMTFYTQFHLSPRGRHIIRACSGTACHVRGGKNVISRMESILGITHGETTEDLFASFERVACLGACGLAPVIMVDKDAYGQLDPVKAQKIMENLREMDSRTK, encoded by the coding sequence GTGGACAACGGATTCGGTAAAACGGTTGGGCCGGAAGAGAACCTGGACCTGGGACCGGTACAGGAGATCCTTGCCCGGTTCGCGGACACGAAAGGGATGCTCATCCCCCTGCTGCAGGACGTCCAGGACGTGTACGGCTACGTGCCCGAAGAGGCGGCCAACATGATCGCCGACGAGATCGGCGTTTACCGGAGCAAGGTCTACGGCGTCATGACCTTCTACACCCAGTTTCACCTTTCACCCAGAGGGCGCCACATCATCAGGGCCTGTTCCGGCACTGCCTGTCACGTCAGGGGCGGGAAGAACGTGATCTCCAGGATGGAAAGCATCCTCGGGATCACCCACGGTGAGACCACGGAAGACCTTTTCGCTTCCTTCGAGAGGGTCGCCTGCCTGGGAGCCTGCGGCCTTGCACCCGTGATCATGGTGGACAAGGACGCTTATGGGCAGTTGGATCCTGTCAAGGCGCAAAAGATCATGGAAAACCTGCGGGAAATGGATTCCAGAACAAAATGA